The Aspergillus chevalieri M1 DNA, chromosome 5, nearly complete sequence genome includes a region encoding these proteins:
- a CDS encoding Sec1 family protein (BUSCO:EOG09261LV7;~COG:Q,U;~EggNog:ENOG410QEEH;~InterPro:IPR043127,IPR001619,IPR027121,IPR036045, IPR043155,IPR043154,IPR027482;~PFAM:PF00995;~TransMembrane:1 (o604-624i);~go_process: GO:0006904 - vesicle docking involved in exocytosis [Evidence IEA];~go_process: GO:0016192 - vesicle-mediated transport [Evidence IEA]), producing the protein MAPNPASDADYFRDKARKDLLALLEGVRGKKNVVISQDLAGPVGLFVKFSLLQEYGVDRVFLLENANVDSSQRNVVFLVHAEKARHVRTVAEQIKRLQRNGNVEHEFFIFWVPRRTLVSNSILEEAGIIGDVNISEFPLYFMPLEQDVLSLELDSSFGDLYLNKDPGCIFQSAKALMDIQQRHGYFPRIIGKGDNARRLADLLLRMRRELDAEESSGLNGLPARGLLPSTSTESLIIIDREVDFGTALLTQLTYEGLIDEIVGIKHNQADVDTTIVGPGAAQESSKAPQQQTSKQGQKRKIQLDDSDQLFSQLRDANFAIVGDILNKVARRLESDYESRHTAKTTTQLREFVNKLPTYQLEHQSLRVHTNLAEEIMRVTRSDIFRKVLEVQQNNAAGADATYQHDSIEELIARDAPLKTVLRLLCLESCMSGGLRARDLENFKKQVVQAYGYQHLLTFDALEKMELLQPRSSATTMLLPTTGAVQAGLKTNYNYLRRNLRLVIEEVSEKEPEDVSYVYSGFAPLSIRLLQCVLQKPYILSLTKGGSAPASTNTNAASTTSPGWLGFEDVVKSARGATFSIVQKGDDKAVRARQTISGNNAIKTVYVYFLGGITFTEIAALRFIAAQEAQRRKIVICTTGLINGDRMMDAAIAKGGFAKKE; encoded by the exons ATGGCGCCAAATCCAGCGTCTGATGCGGACTACTTCAGGGATAAGGCGCGCAAGGACCTGTTGGCTCTCCTGGAAGGC GTCCGCGGTAAGAAAAATGTGGTCATAAGCCAAGATCTGGCTGGTCCGGTCGGGCTTTTTGTCAAGTTCTCGCTGCTCCAGGAGTATGGCGTAGACCGAGTCTTCCTGCTGGAAAATGCCAATGTGGACTCGTCGCAGCGCAATGTTGTATTCCTAGTTCATGCTGAAAAGGCGCGCCACGTGCGGACGGTGGCAG AGCAAATCAAGCGCTTGCAAAGGAACGGAAATGTGGAACACgagttcttcatcttctgggTTCCCAGACGGACCCTCGTAAGCAACTCCATCCTCGAGGAGGCTGGTATCATCGGGGATGTGAACATCTCCGAGTTCCCTTTGTATTTCATGCCTCTGGAGCAGGATGTCCTGTCCTTGGAGTTGGACAGTTCCTTTGGTGATCTCTACTTG AATAAAGATCCCGGGTGTATTTTCCAATCTGCAAAGGCCCTCATGGATATCCAACAGAGACATGGGTATTTTCCCCGAATAATTGGAAAGGGAGACAATGCTCGACGGCTGGCAGATCTCCTGTTACGAATGAGAAGGGAGCTCGATGCCGAAGAAAGCTCAGGCCTCAATGGTCTTCCTGCGAGGGGGCTCCTGCCCAGTACTAGCACGGAGAGTCTGATCATTATTGACCGTGAAGTAGATTTTGGCACTGCTCTCCTCACCCAACTAACCTATGAAGGACTAATCGACGAAATCGTCGGTATCAAGCACAACCAAGCAGATGTCGATACCACCATTGTCGGGCCCGGCGCTGCCCAGGAATCCTCCAAAGCCCCTCAACAACAGACCTCCAAACAAGGCCAGAAACGCAAGATCCAACTAGACGACTCCGACCAGCTCTTTAGTCAGCTGCGCGATGCAAACTTCGCTATTGTAGGCGACATCCTAAACAAAGTGGCCCGGCGTCTAGAAAGCGACTACGAAAGCCGCCACACGGCCAAAACCACCACACAACTCCGCGAGTTCGTGAACAAACTCCCTACTTACCAGCTAGAACACCAGAGCCTCCGAGTACACACCAACCTCGCAGAGGAAATCATGCGAGTCACCCGCTCAGACATATTCCGCAAAGTCCTGGAAGTCCAGCAGAACAACGCGGCGGGCGCTGATGCCACCTACCAGCACGATTCTATCGAAGAGCTCATTGCTCGGGATGCGCCGCTGAAGACTGTCCTTCGTTTGCTTTGCCTGGAGTCCTGCATGTCTGGGGGTCTTCGTGCCCGTGATCTCGAGAACTTTAAGAAGCAGGTCGTGCAGGCATACGGATATCAGCATCTACTCACCTTCGATGCTTtggagaagatggagctTCTGCAGCCACGCTCTTCCGCGACAACCATGCTCCTCCCTACCACCGGTGCCGTGCAGGCCGGCCTTAAGACTAACTACAATTACCTCCGCAGGAACCTCCGCCTCGTCATCGAGGAGGTCAGCGAGAAGGAACCTGAAGATGTCTCCTACGTCTATAGCGGTTTCGCACCCCTTAGCATCCGATTGCTCCAATGCGTCCTGCAAAAACCGTACATCCTCTCCCTGACCAAGGGCGGTTCTGCCCCCGCTTCCACAAACACAAACGCCGCTAGCACGACATCTCCGGGGTGGCTCGGCTTCGAGGACGTCGTCAAGAGCGCCCGCGGGGCAACGTTCAGCATCGTTCAAAAGGGAGATGACAAGGCTGTTCGGGCGCGGCAGACAATCAGCGGTAATAACGCGATCAAGACCGTCTATGTGTACTTTTTGGGCGGGATTACGTTCACGGAGATTGCGGCATTGCGGTTCATCGCGGCGCAGGAGGCGCAGAGGAGAAAGATTGTTATTTGTACGACGGGGCTTATCAATGGAGATCGAATGATGGATGCTGCTATTGCCAAGGGTGGGTTTGCGAAAAAGGAATAG
- a CDS encoding C2H2-type zinc finger protein (COG:K;~EggNog:ENOG410PN3T;~InterPro:IPR036236,IPR013087;~PFAM:PF00096,PF12874), with protein MTMVLENQNRPYGGMAFDSVYHHHGLPHPNPPQFTDPWAAAHSSSHSNAPVYAPLNPIKQEDVNNRPSPLSMPYSAASIPVSAPSLVSGPATASYSTPATTTTAAPSYPPAPEIMSMPHEMPRSSFEHPPTYTTASSMSSFAPASYAPLSYAPPLHHQDRRISHADSRVGQSQHPAPTFGDALDASRGMVALSQDLTPRNIYGPRNSRGSGDSYGFPSTNSSGSSISSGGNYPYYSASVASVDSSVTDYSSTSESYDNGISSRTLPRPSTLLSGAAPPGPQSMMSQFSSKMPSNTQKKHKCKVCDKRFTRPSSLQTHMYSHTGEKPFACDVEGCGRHFSVVSNLRRHKKVHKGDKEGPSGDEE; from the exons ATGACGATGGTCCTTGAGAACCAGAACCGCCCATACGGCGGAATGGCCTTTGATTCTGTCTACCACCATCATGGCCTCCCTCATCCCAATCCCCCTCAATTCACCGATCCCTGGGCTGCTGCGCACTCGTCTTCCCACTCCAATGCCCCCGTCTACGCTCCTTTGAACCCCATCAAGCAAGAGGATGTCAACAACCGTCCTTCGCCGTTGTCTATGCCCTATTCCGCCGCCAGTATCCCCGTGTCCGCGCCCTCGTTGGTCTCGGGTCCTGCTACGGCCAGTTACTCGACTCcggccaccaccactactgcTGCGCCCAGCTATCCCCCAGCCCCCGAGATCATGAGCATGCCGCACGAAATGCCGCGCTCCTCGTTTGAGCACCCCCCAACATACACCACCGCCTCCTCCATGAGCAGCTTTGCCCCCGCTAGCTATGCGCCGCTCAGTTATGCTCCGCCGCTGCACCATCAGGATCGCCGGATATCTCATGC TGACTCGCGCGTTGGTCAATCGCAACACCCCGCGCCCACCTTTGGCGATGCTTTGGATGCCAGTCGTGGCATGGTCGCTCTCAGCCAGGATTTGACTCCCCGCAACATCTACGGTCCTCGCAACTCCAGGGGCTCGGGTGACTCCTACGGTTTCCCCTCCACCAACTCTTCCGGCTCGTCCATCTCCTCTGGCGGCAACTATCCCTATTACAGCGCCTCTGTGGCGTCCGTGGACTCTTCAGTCACAGATTACAGTTCTACCTCCGAATCCTATGACAATGGCATCTCCTCCCGCACTCTTCCCCGTCCTTCCACCTTGCTGAGCGGTGCCGCTCCCCCGGGACCCCAGTCCATGATGAGCCAGTTCAGTTCCAAGATGCCGTCTAACACCCAAAAGAAGCACAAGTGCAAGGTGTGCGACAAGCGCTTTACGCGTCCTTCTTCGTTACAAACTCACATGTACAGTCACACTGGCGAGAAGC CATTTGCTTGCGACGTTGAAGGCTGTGGGCGACACTTTTCCGTTGTCTCAAACCTGCGCCGACACAAGAAGGTCCACAAGGGCGATAAAGAAGGCCCGTCCGGTGACGAGGAGTAA
- the SPO20 gene encoding putative plasma membrane SNARE protein (Sec9) (COG:U;~EggNog:ENOG410QE0C;~InterPro:IPR000727), whose amino-acid sequence MGLFKKSDDGDDSNRRALFGRKNKSPAPPANPYAKPIPTNPYTKAKIEAGVAPLPASQQPVAGDKSPAATATAPIAAPAGPPAGYAPNKYGNQGGYGTDRFGGGGGGASSRPGGYGGLGSDPNDPGDANRDALFGGARERVQQQQPGAPPPYEEGGNAAGGAYGGYGGGSNDYNNVYQERQLTAEEEEEEEIQAIKQEMRFVKQGDVASTRNALRVAAQAEETGRETLARLGAQGETIHDTERNLDLATIEGRVAQDKARELKTLNKSMFHVHVANPFTASRRRREREELVLNTHRQDRETREGTRSEAYQANQRLDRTFREIEKEAKRPVGKARTNVAERAKYQFEADSEDEGMEDEIEQNLDLLHGAAGRLNGLARATGREIDEQNRHLERIAGKSDFVDDQLAMNRDKLDRIR is encoded by the exons ATGGGCCTCTTCAAGAAATccgacgacggcgacgacTCCAACCGCCGTGCTCTCTTCGGCCGCAAGAACAAAAGCCCAGCGCCCCCGGCAAACCCCTACGCAAAACCCATCCCAACAAACCCCTACACCAAAGCCAAGATTGAAGCCGGCGTGGCTCCCCTCCCGGCATCTCAGCAACCAGTTGCAGGAGACAAATCCCCCGCCGCGACCGCAACCGCACCCATCGCAGCCCCCGCCGGTCCTCCTGCAGGATACGCACCGAATAAATATGGCAACCAGGGCGGATATGGAACGGATCGATTtggcggtggcggtggtggtgcctCTTCACGTCCTGGGGGCTACGGAGGTCTAGGCAGTGACCCCAACGATCCTGGCGATGCCAATCGAGACGCACTCTTTGGCGGAGCAAGAGAACGAgtacaacagcagcaacccgGCGCTCCCCCGCCATACGAGGAAGGAGGGAATGCCGCAGGAGGTGCATATGGGGGCTACGGCGGCGGCAGCAACGACTACAACAACGTGTACCAAGAGCGGCAGCTCAccgcagaggaagaagaggaggaggagatcCAAGCCATCAAGCAGGAGATGCGCTTCGTCAAGCAAGGCGACGTAGCATCGACCCGCAACGCCCTCCGGGTCGCCGCGCAGGCTGAAGAAACCGGCCGTGAAACGCTCGCCCGTCTAGGCGCGCAGGGCGAAACCATCCATGACACAGAGCGCAACCTCGACCTCGCCACGATCGAGGGCCGCGTTGCGCAGGATAAAGCCCGCGAGCTCAAAACGCTCAACAAAAGCATGTTCCACGTTCATGTCGCCAATCCCTTCACTGCTTcgcgccgccgccgcgaGCGCGAGGAACTCGTCCTCAACACCCACCGTCAGGACCGCGAGACCCGCGAGGGCACCCGGAGTGAGGCGTACCAGGCCAACCAGCGCTTGGACCGCACTTTCCGTGAAATTGAGAAGGAGGCCAAGCGGCCGGTCGGTAAGGCGCGTACGAACGTCGCAGAGCGCGCGAAGTACCAGTTCGAAGCGGACAGTGAGGACGAGGGGATGGAAGACGAGATCGAGCAGAACCTGGATCTGTTGCACGGTGCTGCGGGTCGATTGAACGGCCTCGCTCGCGCGACTGGTCGTGAGATCGATGAACAGAATAGACATCTGGAGCGGATTGCTGGAAAG AGCGACTTCGTCGATGACCAATTGGCCATGAACAGAGATAAATTGGACCGGATTCGTTAA
- the PRP10 gene encoding U2 snRNP complex subunit HSH155 (BUSCO:EOG092608T8;~COG:A;~EggNog:ENOG410PH7G;~InterPro:IPR016024,IPR011989,IPR015016,IPR038737;~PFAM:PF08920;~TransMembrane:1 (o480-501i);~go_function: GO:0003729 - mRNA binding [Evidence IEA];~go_process: GO:0000245 - spliceosomal complex assembly [Evidence IEA]) gives MEDADAGHRLVGQYTATKDQVDEMAHGNGVEEEDILLGREKAARIADRETDYQKRRFNRGPLTPTRADPFAANTHANVEGEGQTYREVMALRELEKEEERIQKLIAEKQANGENGVTEHEATLTLEDKENAEKGSTVSVASGRKRKQRWDVTSEPTEAEPTAPQLGEAKPKRSRWDQTPAPAPPGEEATKRRSRWDQAPALGAATPVGNQGLATPMHPSQVGAPMMPTSFGTDISGRNAPLSDEELDLMLPSEGYQILEPPPGYAPIRTPARKLMATPAPVPAAGGGFMMQEPESVRSLGKQLPTDIPGVGDLQFFKPEDMAYFGKLMEGGEENTMSVEEMKERKIMRLLLKVKNGTPPMRKTALRQLTDNARQFGAGALFNQILPLLMEKSLEDQERHLLVKVIDRVLYKLDDLVRPYVHKILVVIEPLLIDQDYYARVEGREIISNLAKAAGLATMISTMRPDIDHVDEYVRNTTARAFAVVASALGIPALLPFLRAVCRSKKSWQARHTGVKIVQQIPILMGCAILPHLKGLVDCIADNLSDEQAKVRTVTALAVAALAEAANPYGIESFDEILNPLWTGARKQRGKGLAAFLKAVGYIIPLMDEEYANYYTSQIMEILLREFSSPDEEMKKVVLKVVSQCASTDGVTAGYLKEHVLTDFFKSFWVRRMALDRRNYRQVVDTTVDLGQKVGVGEILERIVNNLKDESEPYRKMTVETTEKLVASLGAADISERLEERLIDGVLYAFQEQSIEDIVILNGFGTVVNALGTRCKPYLPQIVSTILWRLNNKSATVRQQAADLISRIAMVMRQCGEDQLMGKLGVVLYEYLGEEYPEVLGSILGALRSIVTVVGINQMQPPIRDLLPRLTPILRNRHEKVQENTIDLVGRIADRGPEAVNAREWMRICFELLDMLKAHKKGIRRAANNTFGFIAKAIGPQDVLATLLNNLRVQERQSRVCTAVAIGIVAETCAPFTVLPALMNEYRVPELNVQNGVLKAMSFLFEYIGEMAKDYVYAVTPLLEDALIDRDQVHRQTAASVVKHIALGVVGLGCEDAMVHLLNLVFPNIFETSPHVIDRVIEAIDAIRMAVGTGIVMNYVWAGLFHPARKVRTPYWRLYNDAYVQSADSMVPYYPTLDDDGLDRAELMIIV, from the coding sequence ATGGAGGATGCTGACGCTGGTCATCGTCTGGTCGGACAATATACTGCTACCAAGGATCAGGTTGATGAAATGGCACATGGAAATGGtgttgaagaggaggacaTCCTTCTTGGACGCGAGAAAGCGGCCAGGATTGCGGACCGAGAGACAGATTACCAGAAACGCCGGTTCAACCGCGGACCTTTGACGCCTACGAGAGCCGATCCCTTCGCCGCCAACACTCATGCGAATGTCGAGGGAGAGGGTCAGACTTATCGTGAAGTCATGGCTCTGCGTGAgcttgaaaaagaagaagagcgtaTCCAGAAGCTGATCGCAGAGAAGCAGGCCAATGGCGAAAACGGCGTCACAGAGCACGAGGCCACCCTGACACTTGAGGATAAAGAAAATGCCGAGAAGGGTTCCACGGTCTCTGTTGCGTCTGGTCGTAAGCGCAAGCAGCGATGGGATGTCACCTCGGAGCCTACCGAAGCCGAGCCTACGGCACCCCAACTCGGAGAAGCCAAGCCAAAAAGATCACGCTGGGATCAAACGCCTGCCCCTGCTCCTCCAGGCGAGGAAGCGACTAAGCGTCGGTCGAGATGGGATCAGGCCCCCGCACTTGGGGCAGCGACTCCCGTTGGCAACCAGGGTCTTGCAACCCCAATGCATCCTTCCCAAGTAGGTGCGCCTATGATGCCAACTAGCTTTGGAACTGATATCTCTGGTCGCAATGCTCCCTTGTCGGACGAGGAGCTTGACTTGATGCTCCCATCTGAGGGCTATCAAATTCTCGAGCCTCCGCCGGGATATGCCCCCATTCGAACCCCTGCTCGCAAACTCATGGCTACTCCGGCTCCTGTTCCTGCCGCGGGCGGAGGGTTTATGATGCAAGAGCCCGAGAGTGTTCGTTCCCTTGGGAAGCAGTTGCCAACTGACATCCCTGGTGTTGGTGATCTCCAGTTCTTCAAGCCAGAGGATATGGCGTACTTTGGCAAGCTGATGGAAGGAGGCGAAGAGAACACTATGTCAGTGGAggaaatgaaagaaaggaagatcATGAGGCTGCTCTTGAAGGTCAAGAACGGCACGCCGCCCATGAGAAAGACCGCATTGCGTCAATTGACGGACAATGCGCGGCAATTTGGTGCTGGTGCCCTGTTCAACCAAATCCTGCCATTGCTCATGGAGAAATCGCTGGAGGATCAGGAGCGCCATTTATTGGTCAAGGTCATTGACCGTGTGCTTTACAAGCTCGATGATCTCGTTCGCCCCTACGTTCACAAAATTCTCGTCGTCATTGAACCTTTGCTTATTGACCAAGACTACTATGCTCGTGTGGAAGGTCGGGAAATCATTTCCAACCTGGCCAAGGCAGCTGGCCTTGCTACCATGATCAGTACGATGCGTCCTGATATAGACCACGTCGATGAGTATGTCCGAAACACGACAGCTCGAGCCTTCGCGGTCGTCGCCTCCGCTCTTGGTATTCCGGCTCTACTCCCATTCCTTCGTGCGGTGTGCCGCAGTAAGAAGTCCTGGCAGGCCAGACACACTGGAGTTAAGATTGTCCAGCAGATTCCTATTCTCATGGGTTGCGCTATCTTACCTCACCTTAAGGGTTTGGTGGACTGCATTGCCGACAATCTGAGTGATGAGCAGGCCAAGGTCCGGACTGTTACTGCGTTGGCTGTGGCCGCGTTGGCCGAAGCTGCGAACCCGTACGGTATCGAGAGTTTCGATGAAATCCTCAACCCTCTTTGGACGGGAGCACGAAAGCAACGCGGCAAGGGTCTTGCCGCATTCCTCAAGGCTGTCGGATACATCATTCCTCTGATGGATGAAGAATACGCCAACTACTATACCAGCCAGATTATGGAGATCCTGCTTCGAGAGTTTTCGTCGCCAGAtgaagaaatgaagaagGTCGTCCTGAAGGTGGTATCACAGTGCGCAAGCACTGACGGTGTGACAGCCGGCTACCTGAAGGAGCACGTCTTGACCGACTTCTTTAAGAGCTTCTGGGTGAGGAGAATGGCGCTGGACCGGAGGAACTACCGCCAGGTGGTTGACACCACCGTCGACCTGGGACAAAAGGTCGGCGTTGGAGAGATCCTGGAGCGGATTGTTAACAACCTGAAGGATGAGAGCGAGCCGTACCGCAAGATGACTGTGGAAACCACTGAGAAGCTGGTTGCGTCTCTCGGTGCGGCAGATATTTCGGAGCGATTGGAGGAACGGTTGATCGATGGTGTTCTTTATGCCTTCCAGGAACAGAGTATTGAGGACATTGTGATTCTCAACGGATTTGGAACGGTTGTGAACGCCCTCGGCACCCGGTGCAAGCCGTATCTCCCACAGATTGTCAGTACCATTCTGTGGCGACTGAACAACAAGTCTGCTACTGTTCGTCAACAAGCGGCAGACCTCATCTCGCGAATTGCGATGGTCATGCGGCAATGTGGGGAGGATCAGCTTATGGGTAAACTGGGTGTTGTGCTTTACGAATACCTCGGTGAAGAATACCCCGAGGTTCTAGGTTCTATCCTAGGTGCCCTTCGATCAATTGTCACTGTCGTCGGTATCAACCAGATGCAACCACCGATTCGTGACCTACTACCTCGTCTGACTCCTATTCTTCGTAATCGACATGAGAAGGTGCAAGAGAACACAATTGACCTGGTCGGACGTATTGCTGATCGTGGCCCCGAAGCCGTCAACGCTCGTGAATGGATGCGTATCTGTTTCGAACTGCTGGACATGTTGAAGGCGCACAAGAAGGGTATCCGTCGGGCAGCCAACAACACATTCGGTTTCATCGCCAAGGCTATCGGTCCTCAGGATGTCCTTGCCACTTTGCTCAACAACCTGCGTGTGCAAGAACGTCAATCGCGTGTGTGTACCGCCGTCGCCATCGGTATCGTTGCGGAAACCTGTGCTCCCTTCACCGTCCTCCCAGCCCTCATGAACGAATACCGCGTCCCCGAACTCAACGTCCAAAACGGTGTCCTGAAAGCCATGTCCTTCCTCTTCGAATACATCGGCGAAATGGCCAAAGACTACGTCTACGCCGTCACCCCCCTCCTCGAAGACGCCCTCATCGACCGTGACCAAGTCCACCGCCAAACCGCCGCCAGCGTCGTCAAGCACATCGCCCTGGGTGTTGTTGGACTCGGCTGCGAAGACGCAATGGTCCATCTTCTCAACCTTGTCTTCCCTAACATTTTCGAAACCAGTCCCCACGTCATTGACCGGGTTATCGAAGCCATCGACGCTATCCGCATGGCTGTTGGTACCGGTATTGTGATGAACTACGTGTGGGCTGGACTGTTCCATCCTGCACGGAAGGTGCGGACGCCGTACTGGAGACTGTACAATGATGCTTATGTGCAGAGTGCGGACTCGATGGTGCCGTATTATCCTACTTTGGACGATGATGGGTTGGACAGGGCGGAGTTGATGATTATTGTTTAA